The sequence TATTAAAAAAAGGGATTAAAACAACACGAGATTAAATGAAaagttttaaatagtaaaaagtgGTGCATAAAGAAGCACACATGAATAAAGCAACATATATTGAGTCTAAGAAAAGTTAGCTTTTGAGTTGTGAATGCATCTATTGGTTTCTATTAGTGGATTCTTCAAAATcgaaaattcaaaacaaaaatattaaaaaaaaaaaaaaaaaagatagtgaAATGGATATGGCATGTGGGACCTTACTCGACCCCACCATGCTAAATTCGAACCGTGTGAATAATTTTGAGTCTGTACCACACATTTTCTGAAAGAGACAGTTACAATTatagtttttagttttaaactattaacatatataacaactttaaaatatatatatatatatatataattattattgatAAACTGAGTCTATCATCAATTGTAACCTATCATCGATAGACTTTGTTAtaattgcaatttttttaaaaagacaaTGTTCTTATACGTGTttgattattatatttaaaattattaccTATTATAAttgccattttttaaaataacgtATAAAGACATTTTCCAAAGTTGGGATTGCTCAAATAAGGTCTAAAGTATATATATAGGTATCCAAGTACACATAACCGTGAGAATAGACATAAGGGAACACACATCTTAAAAGGACAAAATCAAAGTTTTGGAGTTTGGGCTCAATAGTCGAATTGGTGAATATATAtcgataaaagaaaaaataacccAAGTTTGATTTGGAGTGAACAACCTCGAGTGTTGAATACGTTCGTGATATTATTGTTGGCTCATATAAACAGTAGATAATGTATAAGAGGATATGCTTATAAACAGTCACATTCGACTATCCAAAAAAAAGAGCAAGTAAATCCTAAAAACGAGACACAacctaacattttttttttgtatgtgtTTGTTTCACTAAATAATAGATAACAATAGGGATTTACTATGCATTAATTCAAATTTCAACCTACATACTTTACGTATCTTCGAATTTCTACGACCAACTAAATCTTAGACCGTTTCATGCAATCTTTATGTCCTATGATGTACCTTATTTTTAAGGTTATAACCTAACAACCTTATGCCTAGACTTTTAATTTCATACCCGTTTCGTAAAACATGAGACTAAAAGAAAATCGATTGATGAATAAAATATACACTAAGATGTggaataaataagaaaattaaattataagacTATAGCCTCTAAAACAACCTAAATCAAGATAATTGACAACCCAAAAGATTCAAATATCGTAACCGTCTTTATCTTTTAAATAATTTCCCCATTAAGCAGTAGATCATAAGTACCTACAATGAATAAAAACTTTTGATAAGGAAAGAGATTGGGTTTAGATATGTTTAATGAGAATCTCCCCTAATTTAGTAATTACTCGTGTTCTATTGCACTCTTAAGTCTCTTCTTCTTTCCCAAagtcaattttttaaaatctaattATGCTCCTAGCTAACAACTAAGCCTCTACGTGAAACACacattcaaatttaaaataaagaaaatttggaaaCTTCCATCTAACTAATGTCTCATACCTTTAATTTATacattcaatttttctttttctgttttgtAAAGTTTTCAACTTCTTCCTAAAACTAGAGATTACacatataaatttcaaaattatgtttcacttgaaaaaagaaaaaaaaaaaccattttttttgccttaaaaaagaaaaagtttgatTTATTCACGTAAATTTCAAAACctataaaatacttttaatttgttattttcAAAAGTAATAGTCAAGTgtatgataatatttttaaaaattacaaacataacaaaaaaatttatcaataaTCGTCTTTTATCGCTGATAGACCGTTAATAATAGATTATCAATCATATGTATGATTCCAAATGTAATAGGTTTTTTGTTACGTATATGAAATGGGTAAGTTGTTGGAAAAAATGgattgaaaataagaaaggaaaatgtgTAATAAGTTTGGGGGGGAGTTAGCCCACTTTCCATTATCCAAATAAAGTCTATTTGTCTCCTTATTGCATGTGGAATCCTTTAATTTTGAAGGATATGATATGATAAGATGGCCACCCATTAATTTGACTAAATATATGTTTTCTCATATAACAATCTTCCCTCATTTATGATGTACAGTTTATGGAGTATATGTTATTGatgttcttctttcttcttttttcttttcctttaagaACAGTACAATTGTCAAATCTATGTTCTACACAGTTGAAATTCAAGAATGTCGTTATTTTATAAAGAGGAGAAAAAATCTACAAATGGGTTTTTAGTAAAATTGTAGTCAATATAGAAGAATGAGTCTCATAGTTTAATCTTTGTATTTTAGCGGTTGTTTTACTTTATTtctatgttttaaaatatttgtaattgGTATGTCTATTTAAAGTTTAGATAGAAAATGTTTTCGATCACTAGTTTTGGGGTTTTTTTCGATACTAAAATCGGTTAATAatgtaaaagagaaaaaaacttaaatacAATCCATACTAATTTTCGTTAAAACAAAAAACACAATATACTGAAaagtttaataaaaataaaaagtaacgaaaACGTTCCCTATAAATCAGTAATagagactaaatttaagatttattaaaaagaCTAAAATGGATTATTCGAAAGTTCAAAATAGAGAACCAAAtgatattataaatttatttttctggTTTGCTCTCTCCTCccgtttctctctctctctctcaacttTCTCCCCAATCTGCCacatcaaattcaaattcaaggAGTTGAAAAAATATATGAAGAAAAGTATATAAAAGCTATACCCTAAACATGAAAGTAAAGATGGAATCCATAAATTGAAATTGAGTTATGTGTATGGTTGGATTCAATCTTCATTGACATCAAAATGTATGAATTTAGACACTCGTCCTTTcgaattgaaattaaaatatattgaaattgACATCCAAAACAGCTGGCTGAAATGACCATGACGAGTACACAAAATGTCCGGATCTTAGTGTTAGAAATTCTTGATATCAGAATGAATAGAGTACGGCCGAGAGTACAGGCCCATTGGGCCTTTGAAGTCCCACATCCTCCAAACCCATACTTCGTACGGCTTAATGTTCGGTTTTTAGTTTCTTTCAATTCAAAAACaaatcatattaattatattttcttttgtcCTTTTTATATTGTGAGTCAAATAatcaaatgtttttattaaCTAAAATCTTGTTAGGTAATATGGTCCTATAAACATTATTTCTATCtccaattttctttctttctactacattttttacaaaaaaacaAGTCAAAATTGACcgattacaaaattaaaaaattgttttgattctagaatttgACTAAGAATTAAATCGTATACTTAATagtagaaataaataaaaaataagagtatttttcaaaaataaaaataaaaaacaaaatagataCCAAAAACCTAAAtggacaatttttttttttcctacaaATTCCTATAATTGGGACTTTATTTTTTTGAACCTGTTCattaatttacaaaaatattaaCTAAATTTTTAGCTTCCTCAAGTTGGAATTTATTtagttcttatatttttattatctaAATTTAGTGTATGTATTTTCAAGGCATATTTTAATTCTAGTCCATCAAACttgattaaataaaattaataattttcatACAAGAAAATACCATATgcaaatatatttcaaatttaactCAAATTGAACTAACAGTATCAAAATTTTCCAAATAAACTTAATACTCGAGAAGTCATTGTCAAATGGTCATATAGACTTAATAGACACCTAACCCATTATCTGTACATTCCTGGCGACTAGAGAGGATGATTAATTCGACTCTGTTTATTTTCTCCATGAAAAGAAACCTATCGTCCATTCAACACTTAAAatcatcatctttttttttcccttcttttcctGATCTTAAGATCTTATTTATAGTATTGTCGTTTCCCAAAGGGATTACTACCTTTCAGGTTTTGTCTTTTACACAACCAATATTGAGATAATTGGTCAGAACCATGCCCAAAAGAAAGGCTTAGGTAGGAGGGGAAGAAAATCTATCTTGTTTgatgaaaaaaaggaaaaataaaagaaaagaaaagagagctAGCTTTCTTTTTATATTGAATAGATCGTGGCCTACAATATGAGTTACGTGAGAGAGAGGGTGAAAAATTAAGAGGATCATTAATTTGTAAGCATACGAACAAATGGACAGAGATTCTGCATATAATGGGCTTTTAGATCTCATGAACAACATGTCCAGCTAGCACAGTACTATAAGATTCTATATAACTGTATATTTACACTTGTCCTTCCTACACTCCATGACTATCTCACACAAaccccaaaaagaaaaagaaaaaaaattcaaaatgaagTAGGTTCCTGTCATTTCTTGCCCTAACTCACCATCTATTATATGTGTATGCAAAGGTGGTGCAATCACCATTATTAAACCACAGACGTTGACACTAAAAATCAAACCTCTctatcaagaaaaacaaccaaTCTAACAGGCCACACACATATAAAGCAAAAGCagaacccaaaaaaaaaaaaaaaaaagaacagaaaagaAGGGACAAGAAAAGGccggtgggggggggggggggggggggggggggggggggggggaggggtgGGGGGGGCCCATCGTCAATCAGTAATCGACTAAAGTACCTGCTGCTGCTTCAAGTGCTTCATATGAGCGTCTCCTAATTGGTTTGGTGCGTGTCATTTCAGATGCATAGAACTGAGGAGACTGAAAGTGGGTAAGGGTACGTGTTTGCATATTGAAATGAGAGTGTACCACCGTAGACAAGAGGTTTGCCGTCGTTCACGAGACAGTCGTCATAACGTAGACGCTTAAAGACTCTGGGATTGATGAGGTGAGCCGAGCTGAACCAACCGCATTTGAAATGAATACCATAAATCTCACATCCAGTGACACAAGCGTTCACCACCTCCACAGTGTAGGTGGGGATACCAGTTGGAAGTGGAGCTGTGGGGCCTTGGTTAATCACAATGTCTGATTTTGTACACTTTTCACCCCAAATTCTGGTTGGTTCCTCAATTGTTGCTTCCCCTAAAAAGCACATATTCAAATAAAGAAACAAACAGGTCGACGTCATTGTTAGCATCGTATATTGAGGCATTGTTGAAGGCACCACCCACGTGCAAACATtactcttataaataaatatcgACCCACCCAATGGAAAAACAACTACAGACACACAAACTACACTTTCTGGAAGTCATAAAAGTTGTGTTCAAAGCATTaataatcaattataaaagATAAAGCAAATTCAAAGGCGAAGGTAAAGAGTAAAGAGagtatgaaaaagaaaaatcccatGGCACCATTATCTAAATTCAATCCATTTGGTTAGACatgacaaaatttaaaattcaaaattacgTCCATTACAATCATATGAAAgtttaaaactaataaaactGTACCCTCAACAATCCCACTAAAGGGAGTCCACGCATTAGCTAA comes from Cucumis melo cultivar AY chromosome 12, USDA_Cmelo_AY_1.0, whole genome shotgun sequence and encodes:
- the LOC103484600 gene encoding protein TAPETUM DETERMINANT 1, which translates into the protein MMKELSTTTTTTTTRRVSVIFALVIFVFFFLSAVLTDSNIMDSSPPSFLPLNLNTTTVAPHRKLLLTREATIEEPTRIWGEKCTKSDIVINQGPTAPLPTGIPTYTVEVVNACVTGCEIYGIHFKCGWFSSAHLINPRVFKRLRYDDCLVNDGKPLVYGGTLSFQYANTYPYPLSVSSVLCI